In Dermacentor albipictus isolate Rhodes 1998 colony chromosome 6, USDA_Dalb.pri_finalv2, whole genome shotgun sequence, the following proteins share a genomic window:
- the LOC139061001 gene encoding uncharacterized protein, translating to MPDTTYHMCGFASGLNWRPIKFMQRLETTRVCRLCGVVPQSIAVLPCAHLMCGSCLDGCASEGGHACPLDKISFVAESDVSWITFHQKHMEKRQVCCWNTHNGCGFVGPAGELLDHFEKRCSFHATRCPRCRDAVLRKDLPRHYEAGCNGVASLQLSVAWHVSSIDVATPNANDEPAVDCSCHDMLTSIQGRVNDLAETMARLNSRQLQEEAIERRSTTTLGATRGQAADFVHDLTPLPVAADLRALVSALNEMKVVVAEGFGKLERKVRMEDLPAGTSPMQQAQADVTSRPAEGGPPPPSVLLEMPGSTAGHHDVQSNDAGTELIVLSLLYKPCEVAQQFSEDKYFCCEIGSDGENTSVCVKCIMRGNASFVAVEGMLSDPENWKVRVVRPLRVEDLSSPYLRKWMPGEVRKLYYRPRWFTHQKIKLWCLLDTTTLARKMTPDGGFQIDFSIELERCVSL from the exons ATGCCGGACACCACGTACCACATGTGCGGATTTGCGAGCGGCCTCAACTGGCGGCCCATCAAATTCATGCAGCGCCTGGAGACCACCAGAGTCTGCCGGCTTTGCGGAGTCGTGCCGCAAAGCATAGCCGTGCTGCCTTGTGCGCACTTGATGTGCGGCTCTTGCTTGGACGGATGCGCCAGTGAAGGTGGCCACGCATGTCCACTGGACAAGATCTCGTTCGTAGCCGAGTCGGACGTCTCTTGGATAACGTTTCACCAGAAGCACATGGAAAAGCGACAG GTATGCTGCTGGAACACCCACAACGGTTGCGGCTTTGTGGGCCCAGCAGGGGAGCTGCTGGATCATTTTGAGAAGCGCTGTTCCTTCCATGCCACGAGGTGCCCTCGCTGCCGGGACGCAGTGCTGCGTAAGGACTTGCCGAGACACTACGAAGCTGGATGCAACGGGGTCGCGTCGCTGCAGCTGAGCGTTGCCTGGCACGTATCCTCAATCGACGTGGCCACACCAAATGCTAACGACGAGCCGGCGGTCGACTGCTCTTGCCACGACATGCTGACGTCTATCCAGGGCAGGGTCAACGACCTTGCCGAGACCATGGCGAGACTCAACTCCAGACAACTTCAAGAGGAAGCGATTGAGAGGCGCTCGACCACCACCCTGGGCGCAACGAGAGGGCAGGCCGCGGATTTTGTGCATGACCTAACGCCGCTGCCGGTAGCCGCGGATCTCCGGGCTCTCGTGTCAGCGCTGAACGAGATGAAGGTCGTCGTCGCCGAGGGATTCGGGAAACTGGAACGAAAAGTGCGGATGGAGGATCTCCCGGCTGGTACGTCACCGATGCAACAGGCGCAGGCGGACGTCACCAGCCGACCGGCAGAGGGTGGACCGCCTCCGCCGTCTGTACTCCTCGAAATGCCGGGCAGTACTGCAGGACACCATGACGTCCAGAGCAACGACGCTGGTACAGAACTCATTGTGCTTAGCTTGCTGTACAAGCCTTGTGAGGTGGCGCAGCAGTTCAGTGAAGACAAGTACTTCTGTTGTGAGATCGGCTCCGACGGTGAGAACACCAGTGTGTGCGTCAAGTGCATCATGCGAGGGAACGCGAGCTTCGTCGCAGTCGAAGGCATGCTTAGCGACCCCGAGAACTGGAAAGTGCGCGTCGTCCGGCCCTTGCGCGTTGAAGATTTGAGTTCGCCGTACTTGAGGAAGTGGATGCCTGGAGAAGTGCGCAAACTATATTACCGGCCCCGATGGTTTACACATCAGAAAATCAAATTGTGGTGCCTTCTTGACACGACCACCCTAGCTAGAAAAATGACACCAGACGGAGGATTTCAAATAGACTTCTCGATAGAACTGGAACGGTGCGTTTCCCTGTGA